A DNA window from Brassica napus cultivar Da-Ae chromosome C1, Da-Ae, whole genome shotgun sequence contains the following coding sequences:
- the LOC125579747 gene encoding uncharacterized protein LOC125579747 yields MSKVFPRWQFLSNHQSDPDGRIIFLWGHPASVKVLAQSRQSLTTEVTLPNHPPITITSIYASNLAEERIDLWAELINTQQQLSLHLKPWLVAGDFNQITHPSKHSSPTVQALSSSMIHFRDTLLQLGLFDLRYQGIFNTWSNKQPASLITKKLDCALVNYEWISAFPSSSAIFLPSKSDHTSCLLNLQTPLPIAGTKPFKFFNYLTQHPLFLTTVNDAWILAGIFSSTLADLSWKLKSLKSVRALHDPTAVNFEEEKTLHDKWMFLRGIEEAYFRQRSRINWLKEGDSNTSYFHRVAVVRAAINTIISFLLSNGSLITDLEEMAIHAVNNFKSILAPDVLPFCLVSVSWFQSLIPYRCSPEACLSLSSIPDAPTITKTILKLNPNKSSGPDGLTSGFFKGAWSILGEEVVCSIQRLFLTGYMSSAVNSTILTMVPKHPGASAVGDYMPISCCSTLYKAVSKILVSKLKPLLPDLILPNQTAFVKGRLLVENTVLATELVNGYHKSVGPKKVVIKVDIAKAFDTISWTFVLNCLSGIEVPPSYIRLVEACITTTSFTVGYNGLVHGYFKGKRGLRQGDPLSPYLL; encoded by the exons ATGTCGAAAGTCTTTCCTCGATGGCAGTTCTTATCCAACCATCAATCTGATCCTGATGGAAGGATTATTTTCTTATGGGGACACCCAGCTTCTGTTAAAGTCTTGGCGCAATCCCGCCAGTCTCTCACCACTGAGGTTACTCTACCTAATCATCCCCCAATTACCATTACTTCTATCTATGCGTCCAACCTAGCTGAGGAAAGGATTGATCTTTGGGCTGAGTTGATAAATACCCAGCAGCAACTATCTTTGCATCTGAAACCTTGGCTTGTAGCGGGAGATTTTAATCAAATCACCCACCCATCTAAACATTCATCTCCTACTGTCCAAGCGCTCTCATCAAGCATGATACACTTCAGAGACACTCTCTTGCAGCTGGGTCTTTTTGATCTTCGTTACCAGGGTATCTTCAATACATGGTCTAATAAACAGCCAGCCTCCCTCATCACCAAAAAACTAGACTGTGCCTTGGTTAACTATGAGTGGATCTCTGCCTTTCCAAGCAGCTCTGCAATATTTCTTCCCTCAAAATCAGACCATACCTCATGTCTTCTCAACCTCCAAACTCCCCTCCCAATTGCGGGTACCAAACCTTTCAAATTCTTCAATTACCTAACCCAACACCCTCTGTTCCTAACCACTGTGAATGACGCCTGGATTCTTGCCGGAATCTTTTCATCAACTCTTGCAGATCTCAGCTGGAAACTCAAATCACTAAAGAGT GTAAGAGCTCTGCATGACCCAACTGCGGTCAACTTTGAAGAGGAGAAAACATTGCACGATAAATGGATGTTTCTGCGAGGAATCGAAGAAGCATACTTCAGACAGCGATCTCGAATTAACTGGCTAAAGGAAGGTGACTCCAATACCTCCTACTTCCACCGTGTGGCCGTAGTTCGCGCTGCCATTAACACCATCATATCATTCCTTCTCTCGAATGGCTCTCTTATAACTGATCTGGAAGAAATGGCAATTCATGCAGTTAACAATTTCAAATCAATTCTGGCCCCTGATGTTCTGCCTTTCTGTCTGGTTTCTGTCTCCTGGTTTCAGTCGCTCATCCCATATCGATGCTCACCTGAAGCCTGCTTGTCCTTGTCATCTATCCCAGATGCTCCTACAATTACAAAAACGATCCTGAAACTCAATCCAAACAAGTCGTCGGGTCCAGATGGGTTGACCTCAGGCTTCTTTAAGGGTGCTTGGAGTATTTTAGGTGAAGAGGTTGTCTGCTCAATCCAACGCCTCTTTCTCACAGGTTACATGTCATCTGCAGTGAACTCAACAATCCTCACTATGGTACCTAAACATCCAGGAGCTTCGGCGGTTGGAGACTACATGCCAATCTCATGCTGTTCAACTCTATACAAAGCTGTCTCTAAAATATTAGTTTCCAAGCTAAAGCCGCTGCTGCCTGATCTTATTCTCCCTAATCAGACGGCATTTGTGAAAGGACGGCTTCTGGTGGAGAACACAGTCCTTGCAACAGAGCTGGTAAATGGATATCACAAATCAGTGGGGCCGAAGAAAGTAGTTATCAAGGTTGATATCGCGAAAGCCTTTGACACTATCAGCTGGACCTTTGTGTTAAACTGCTTATCAGGAATAGAAGTGCCCCCATCATATATCAGACTGGTTGAAGCGTGCATCACTACAACCTCATTTACCGTGGGCTACAATGGACTAGTTCATGGCTATTTCAAAGGGAAGAGAGGCCTTCGTCAAGGAGACCCTCTCAGTCCGTACCTTTTGTAA